CCTGAACAACGTGAACATGAAGACTAATCTTGTGGTCGAGGAGCGCTGCGGCGCCAAGGTTTTGAGAATACCGGACTTGGAGGAGACTTCCCCAAAGACCGTTGTAGATTATCGGCGGGTGTTTTTCTACATGATCGGCTCCCTCTCAGTTGCCGCAATTGATGAGGTGGGTAATCCGCGCCCGGTCCAGCCTGAGGATCTGATTCGAATCGTCGAGAGGTCACAGACTGCAGGTATAGTCCATAACGCCGCATAGGACCATGAACCTCGAGGATACGATCTTACAGGTCGAGCGGGCGCTGAGCAATGTCGAGTCCGACCTGATCCAGTGCTCCGCGGCCGAGCCCCAATACATGGTCGTCGTTTCGATTCGAACAGGCGACCAGGCAGGAGAGACCCAGTTGTTTCTTGGCAAGTGGGATTATGGCATGCGATACAAGCCAGCATCGCTGGTCGATGACAGCCTTCAGCTCGTCTCGTTGTTTAACCATGCGACGGCGAAACACGCGTGCGCCCGGGCGATGATTGAGGGCGCTGACGGCCTCGGCGTCTGTCATGCGGAGGTTCGGAGTCGTCGAGTCGAGTTGCTGATTCGGGCAGCCCGATACCTCCAAATGCTTCGAGAACTACGACGCTGCGCCCAAACCTATCCAGCGACCTGCAGGTGAGGCAGTTTCGACATCTCCCGGTCGACCTGCTCAAACTCGATGTGGGTATATCCTCGATTCACCTCTGCCGACTCGTGACCAACGATCTTCATCCGCATCGTCTCATCCACTCCGGCTTCGGCTAACCAGGTATTGAGCGAGTGGCGAAGTGAGTGGATCGAGTAGGGTGCGAGGGTCCGCGACGAGTTGTTATTTTTCGCATACTCCTGGGTGATCCCGATCCGCGGCAGGATCTGGGTGCGGAAGGCGTTGGAGATGCGGCGCCGCTTCAGTGTCGCCATATATGGCAGGACATAGCCCATCCGGGGGCCGCTGCCTCGGCGTTGGCCGAGGTGATCAGCCAGGGCCTTGTGGATCGGTATCCAGTGCGTGTCGTCGGTCTTCGTCCTGACCAGCCAAAGCCGTCGACGCTCGAGGTCGATCTGCTCCCAAGTGATTTTCGAAACCTCTTGCTGGCGGCCACCGGTGTAGCCGAGAAGCATGACGAACGTCTGCCAGTCTGGGTGAAGCCGGTATTCCCGATGGGTCGCGCGGCCGGGAATGATGTAATCCGGATCAGTCAGGCGTATCAACTCCTTGAACTGCGCAAACGTGAAATGCCGCCGCTTCTGTGCCCTTTTCCGTGCATTTTTGATCATCACCCCTGACGCGGGGTTGGCCATCATCATGCCCATCGTGGTGGCCTCAGAAAACGCCTGGCTAAGAATGCTCAGTTGCTTGTTTACCGTCGACGCGCTTTTGCCCAACTCGAGCTGGGCGTCCCGATAGTCGATCATCAGCCGGGAAGAGATATCTGCCAAAGGCGCCGACCGGCGATGCTTCAGGAAGTCCAGGAAGCCGACCACTACACCCTCGTACCGCTCGAATGATGACCGAGCCAGGCCCTGCTGGCGGGTCTTGACCCATCGGGTGAGGAAGGTGTCGATCGGCTCAATCTGGCCGACCTCTATGCCGGTGATCGCTTGCAACTCTGCAAGGAAGCGGCGGCCTGAGTTCTCGCTCCAGTTCCTGGTAGCGGCATTCACCGCCGCCCGCTCATAGCTGATTGCGAGCTGAAGTGCCTTTGACTTGTCGGTCGTTCTCGTGCTTCGCTGCTTCGGCTTGAACACCGCCCGACCACTCGAATCGAGCTTCCCCGTGGGGACCTTGAAGATCGCGTACCAAAATTGTGAGGAGGGGAACTTCCTGACCGACGCCATAGGAGGCGGAGTCTCAATCAAAGTCTCAATAAATCCAGCGTTTTCCACTGTTCGCCTACTTCGCCTACCTCGGGAAACGGTTCAAAATGAGGCATCGGCAGACTCCCTACGGCTGCGCCAGTTTTTAAGCCCCGCAATACCAATGTGTTGCGGGGTTTTTTACGTCAGGGCTAAACTGAGAGGTTTGCGGTGTGATTTCCAATCCCGCCGCGAACCAGTGGAATGCCCGGCTTCCGTCAAATGACCGTCTCCAAGAGCACTCGCACCACACTTCTCGCCATTGCCTGGCCGATCTTCGTCGAACAGGCGCTTCGCATGGCCATTGGCACGGTGGACACCTTCATGGTGAGCCACGTGTCTGACGATGCCGTGGCGGCGCTTGGGGTGGCGCACCAGCTCATCATCTTTTTCCTGATCGTCTTCAACTTTATCGTGATCGGTGCAAGTGTCGTACTCACCCACCACCTCGGTGCGAGCGATTACAAGGGCGCCGAGGCGATCACGCACAACGCGATCGCGGTGAATACCTGGATAGGACTGGCCTCCAGCGTGTTCGTCGTCGCCTTCACCGATCCGCTCCTTCGGATGATGCAGCTTCCGGACGAGCTCATGCCCCACGCGCGCCCCTTCCTGTTGTTGATGGGCGGGACACTCTTTCTTGAGTCCATCGGCATGTCGATCGGCGCTGTGTTGCGCGCGCACAAACACACGAAGGATGCCATGTATGTGGCCTTCGGGCAGAACGTGCTAAACGTGATCGGCAACTGCGTGTTGCTGTACGGCTTGTTTGGCGCTCCGAAGATGGGCGTCATGGGTGTGGCGCTATCCGGTGTTGCAAGCCGAATCGTCGCCGCTGGCGCCCTCTGGGTCCTGCTTAAGTGGCGCACGGGCATGGCACTGCGAATCGCGGACTTCTTCCGCGTGCACAAGGGGAGCGTCGGACGCATCCTGAAAATAGGCCTTCCCGCCGCTGGCGAGAACCTGTGCTACTGGCTCGCCTTCATGCTAGTCACGACGTTTGTCGCGCGCATGGGGGCGGACAGTCTCGCGGTGCAATCGTACACCCTGACCCTGCAGCGCATGGTCATGATCTTCAGCTTCGCCATCGGCCTGGGCACGGAGATCCTCATCGGTCACCTGATCGGTGCAGGAAGGTTCGAGGACGCATACGAGGAACTCCTCAGAAGCGTGCGCAAGGGCCTGGTGCTCGCCGCGGTTGCCATTGGCCTGGTGGTGCTCGCCTCGCCCTGGCTCATCGGCATGTTCACCCAGAAAGAATCGATCATCGCCGCCTGCGTGGTGCTTTTGCGGATTTCGCTGCTTCTTGAACCGGGCCGTGTGTTCAACGTGGTCATCATCGCCTCGCTTCGCGCCACGGGTGACGTGAAGTTCCCGCTGCAGATGGCGATTTTCTCAATGTGGCTGGTGTGGGTGTTTCTGGCCTGGTTCCTTGGCCTGCATCTCGGCTGGGGCCTTCCCGGAATCTGGCTTGCCATGACTGCCGACGAGTGGGTCCGCGGCCTCTTGATGTATCGCAGGTGGAAAGGTCGGCGCTGGATGGAGCACGCCCGGCACAGCCACGCCCATGTGGCCACTCCCGCAGCGGCGCCCGCTGAGTGATCCTCGGTGTACGCAAAAAAGCCCCGGACCTAGCGGACCGGGGCTGCTTTGGAGGAGGGCTGACTAGCCGACCTTCGAGAGGGCGAGTTCAGGATCGACCGTGGGAGTCCGATGCCGCTTCGCCTTGAAGAGTTGTGCCCGGCGTTGCAGCATCCGGTCGAGTTTGTCTACAAGGAGCGCGACTGCTTTGTGGCACTCGTCGGAGGAAACCGACGCATTCAGGTCAGGGCCGTTGATGGCGATGTGACCCTTGGCCGAAAAACGGTTAGCAACGGATTGTTTCGGGTCGCATTCAAGCTCGACGCGGATGCGGATGATCCGCTCTTCGTGTCGGAAAAGTCGATCAACCTTTTCACGCACGAAAGTTTTGAGGGACGGAGTGAGCTCGAGGTGGATACCGGAGACGATCAGTTCGTGCTGACTGTTGTGCCTATTCATCATGGTGGATCGTATTTGGGTTGTTGGATTCGGGGGAGAGTGGGCTGCCCCCGTTTCGGTTACGGCAAGAGCCGTAACCAAAAATTGAATACAGAAACGATGGCTTTCCGCGAGGGGCTGGAGCCCCACCAACGTCCCCGTCGACCTCTCGGATCGAGGGGGAAGGCCTGTTATCCATGCAGGAAAGACCGGTCATCGAGACTGGGAAAAAGTTGATGCAATTCGGCCAAGGATGCAACTGTGGCCGCACTGTAAACTGACGTTCATTTCGGTAGCTTAACGCGGGCCAATCTGTGGCGAGGGCCGAAAGGAAATCCCCGGGCAGAGCTGGAACACCGGCTCTATTAAGATCCCTTAACCTGCGCATACCTACGCTTCGGGGGCTTCTCATGGACAGGGTTATTTTCGACGCAAAAGATTCGTGTCTTGAGGTAAAACGGAACGCTGGGGAATGTTCACCCCATTGTATGCGTGAACTCCCCTGGCGCCTGGTATAAAACTCGGCGTCCTCTGTAATGTCCTCCGACCATCTCGAACCGATCGGACCCTGGCCACGCCTTGAGCGTACCGGCGAGGTCCACAAAACCACCCCCACCGAAGTCAGGTCCTGGGTGGTTCACGACGACGGCGACCTCTTGGTGCTTTCGAAGGATGGTGTCCTTCCCTGTCACCCGTCGAAGGATGGTCCCTATTCCTGCCTCTGTGGGGCGGTTCGGGAAGTCTTTGGTTTGGACGCCGCGCACCTCGTCTTCCGATTGGATCGTGAGACCAGCGGTCTCGTTGTGTTCGCAAAGACCGAGCGCATGGCGCGCAGGCTGCAGAAAGCAGCGGAACAACACCGCTACTCGAAGCGCTACCTCGCTCTTCTCGAAGGGGAGCTGGCGGCTGCCGCCTGTGTGGACCAGCCCCTTGGCCGCGACTGGGGGAGCCGCGTGTCTGTCAAAAGCACGGTCGTTGAAGCAGGAGCAGGCCAAAGTGCGGTCTCCCGATTCGTCCCTTTAAGGGTGGGAGCCGGGAAAACGCTCGCAGGCGTCACCACTGAGACCGGGCGAAAACACCAGATACGCGCCCACGCCCAGTGGCTCGGCCATTCGCTCGTGGGCGACAAGATCTATGGCCCGGATTCCAATCTTTTCCTTCGCTTCATCGATTCCGGGTGGACGCCTGATCTGGCGAATGCCTTGACCCTTCCCAGGCAGGCACTGCACTGCGCGTCGATCGATCTCGAACCAGCCGGACTTCCCTACCGGTTTGTTTCCCCCTGGCCACCCGATCTGGCGCAGTATTGTCAGGAGCAACTGGGATGGGCGGAGGGCGGTCGCCACGAGGCGGGCGACTGGGTGGGGCGCTGAGGCTTTGACACGTCCCTGGCCATCGGCTTGGATCGACCCTTTCCCATGTCACAGGTACGCGTCCGTTTTGCTCCCAGTCCCACAGGCTTCTTTCATATCGGAAGCGCCCGCACGGCCCTGTTCAATTGGCTTTATGCGCGCCACACCGGCGGCGTCTTTGTGCTCCGCATCGAGGACACGGACAAGGAGCGAAACAGCGAGGAGTTCCTGAATGTCATTTATGACAGCCTGCGCTGGCTTGGGATGAATTGGGACGAAGGTCCCCACGTCGGGGGCGCCTATGGGCCCTATCGCCAGAGTGAGCGCGACGCCATCTATCAGGAATACCTGCAGCGCCTGCTCGACAGCGGCCGTGCGTACCGCAAGGACGGGGCCATCTGGTTCAAGTTGTTGGGCGAACGCCATGAGGTGTTTGACGAGCATCGCAAGAAGACCGTTGAAAAGGTCCGGAATACCCCGGCGGTCATCGACGACCTCATTCGCGGCCGGGTGGAGCGTACTGAGGACGAGGATTTTGTGATCGTGCGTTCGGACGGAAACCCCGTTTTCCACTTTGTGAATGTGGTGGACGACATCGCGATGGCGATCACCCATGTCATACGCGGCGAGGATCACCTCTCCAACACGAGCAAGCACGTCGAGCTTTTCAAGGCCTTCGGCGCGCCGGTGCCGAAGTATGCCCACATCCCGCTAATCCTGAAGCAAAACGGCCCGGGCAAGATGTCCAAGCGAGACCAGGGGGCGCTTGTCGAGGAGTATCAGCGCCGTGGATACCTCCCGGAGGCGCTCGTCAACTTCCTGTCCCTCCTTGGCTGGAACCCGGGCGACGATCGCGAGAAGATGCCGATCGAGGACATCATCCGCCTGTTCGACTTCAAGGGCGTCAATCAGAGCAATGCACGCTTTGATGACAAGAAGCTCGCCCACATGAACATGTCGTACCTGCTCGAGAAGCCGGCCGACGTGTTTGTGGATCTGGCTGTCGCTCATTTCCAGAGCCGCGGGCTCACCGCGCCCCTGGGAGACCGCGCCTATTTTGCCGAGGTGGCGAAGCTTTGCCAACCGAAGCTCAAGGGCATCGAGGAACTCCCGGCTTACAGCGCCTACTTCTTCACCGAGGACTTCCCGATTGATGAGAAAGTGAAGGCGAAGGTTTGCGGCAAAGGCGAACCCAAGACTCGGCTTGAGGAGTTGAGAAACCTGCTCTCCACCGCCGATTTCTCGAGCGATATCGCCATGGAAGAGGCGATCAAGGCCGAGGCGGCAAAACGCGGACTCGGCTTCGGCGATTACCAGGCGATCGCGCGCCTCGCCGTATCGGGCACCAACGTCGGCCCAAGCCTGACTGGAATGTTCAGGGTGCTGGGGCGGGAGCGGGTTCTGGCGCGAATCGGGAGGTTAGCGGGCAATATCTGAGTAAGACAGGTGTGATGAGAGATCTTCGATCAGTCGGTTCGAGATAATCATGGGCGGGTGTGGTGAGTGGTGAGCCTCTTGGTTCATCATCACTTTCACGGCCGATCACGGTACTCACCAAACAAATAAGTGTATGTAGTAGACAAGTCGTAAAATAGCAGGTGTTATTGCTTAGGGATGGAGCTTTTGTGACGCGATCATTTAGAAACTTGGTGGTTTGGCAACGGGCACACAGGTTCGTATTGGAAATATATGGACTCACTTCGACTTTTCCCTTGGAGGAGCGTTACGGACTGACTTCCCAGCTGCGCAGGGCTGCCGCAAGCGTGCCTGCCAACATCGTTGAAGGCTTCCGTAGAAGTACTGTCAGGGAACGCGTGAGATTCTACAATATCGCGCAGGCTTCGGCGGATGAGTGCGTTTATCACCTGATTCTCGCCCATGATCTGGGTTTCTCAGATACGCTGAAACTTCAGCAAGAACTCGATGAACTCAGTCGGATGCTTTACAACTACATCGAGGGCCACTTTCGCGAAAACCGCTGATCGACTAGGAACTGGCTGCTCTGGAGGCTCATCACTCGCCACCACCTGGGCTTGAGCAGTCGCGCAGGAAAAGGCGCAAGCACTCACGGCGCGCGCGAGCACGCAGTGGCAACTGGCACCTCTCACCTCACTGGCACCTCACCTCGGCGGGAACTCAAAGTCGGCTTTTTTCTTGTCCTTCGACAGCACGAGGTAGGCGCTGAAGTTGGCGCCTCGCTTGGAGACGAAGCCATCGATAAGCTGGGTGCGACCATCCTCGAGCAGGCGCGTCACTTCGTCGACGGGAATGTCCTTGCCGCACAGCTGCTTTTTCACGGTAAAGACGGCACGGTGGCCGCCTTCGCCGCTCGGTTTGGCCACCACGTAGGCATCCGCAGTTGCGTAGAGGTCTGCGTCGTGGACGCGTGACGTGCCGACCTTCTCTGCCTTCGTGAGGTCGAGAGGCTCCTTGGCTTTTCGCGGCGCCTTGGCTCCCTCGCCCTTGGGTTGGCGCGGGGGAAACTCGAAGACGGTTTTGCCTTTGGGATCCCGCACCAAGAAAGCCTGAAACGGCTTCCCAAAGCGTGAGATGAAGTCCGGGATAAGCGGGCTCTTGCCCGTGGAAACGAGGGTGATCGCCTCGTCGCGCGTAATCGGCCGCTTGCACACGATGCGCCCGACCGAAAACGACTGCTTCCAGCCTTCTCCGTCACGCTCGCGAAGAACGTACTGGGTGGGGGCTTCGCAAAGTTCCGCACCGGTGCCCGGGTCAGTCCAAAATGGCGTGAGTTCCTCGAGCGCCACCTTGTTCCCGAGGTCCATCTCGACCTTGCGCTTGGCCTCGTCCTTGGGATCGGGCACGATCCTCAGCTTGGCCGGGAAGCGATTGCCCGTCCGGGGGGAGACGAAGCCGTCGAGGGGGCCAATCTCGCCCTGAGCAACAAGGGCGCGAATCTCCTCTTCCTCCAGTTTCCGGCCCGTCATCACCTTGTAGACGGTGAGCACACCATCCTGGGATTTGTAGGCTCGAAGGGTCTCGAGCATCGGCTTGCTGTCCGTTGGCGACACAATGTCGGTAACGCGGGAATTGGATTCGTCCTCTTCGAAGTTCTTTGTGCGGTCGACGATGCCTTTGGTGACCTCCACGATCTCCTGCATGAACTGCGGACGGGTGTACTTGCCGTGCTCCATGAGGCGGAGCTTGTATTCCCATTCGCCGGTCATGTCCGGCTTGGTAAGGGCCTCCGCTTTGACAGCAGCCAGGAACTCCAGGAGTGACTCGGCCTTGGGCGTCGGAACCAGATCGCGCTGTTGCCGCTCCATGTATTTCTGGTTGATCAGGCCGTCGATGGTGTCCGCGCGCGTGGCGGGCGTGCCCAGGCCACGTTCCTTCATGGCTTCGGCGAGACCGTCGTCATCGACGAGTTTGCCGGCGCCTTCCATGGCGGAAAGCAGGGTCGCTTCCGTGTAGCGTGGGGGCGGCTTGGTCGCTTCGCTGTGAAGTTTGGTTCCGCCCACCGTTGCTTTGGGTGGTGTGCCGTCGGATTCAACCAGCGGCGGCAGATTTTTTGCGCCGGAGTCAGCATCCTCCTCGACGACCGCCTTGCCATACACGGCAAGCCAACCCGGGGCAGTGAGCACCTTGCCTTCGGTCTTGAAGACGTGGCCTGCAACTGTGGACAGGCGGGTGGTGACGTCGTATTCGGCTGAAGGGTAAAAGGCCGCGACGAAGCGGCGCGCGATCATGTCGAAGACCTTCGCTTCCATTTCCTCGAGATTCCCGGGCTCGGTACCTGTCGGGATGATGGCGAAGTGATCAGAAATCTGCGTGTTGTTGAAGATGCGCTTGTTGCCAGGCTTCACCCAGCCCTCATCCAAGACCTTTCGTCCATGCACG
This portion of the Opitutaceae bacterium genome encodes:
- a CDS encoding site-specific integrase codes for the protein MASVRKFPSSQFWYAIFKVPTGKLDSSGRAVFKPKQRSTRTTDKSKALQLAISYERAAVNAATRNWSENSGRRFLAELQAITGIEVGQIEPIDTFLTRWVKTRQQGLARSSFERYEGVVVGFLDFLKHRRSAPLADISSRLMIDYRDAQLELGKSASTVNKQLSILSQAFSEATTMGMMMANPASGVMIKNARKRAQKRRHFTFAQFKELIRLTDPDYIIPGRATHREYRLHPDWQTFVMLLGYTGGRQQEVSKITWEQIDLERRRLWLVRTKTDDTHWIPIHKALADHLGQRRGSGPRMGYVLPYMATLKRRRISNAFRTQILPRIGITQEYAKNNNSSRTLAPYSIHSLRHSLNTWLAEAGVDETMRMKIVGHESAEVNRGYTHIEFEQVDREMSKLPHLQVAG
- a CDS encoding MATE family efflux transporter, which encodes MTVSKSTRTTLLAIAWPIFVEQALRMAIGTVDTFMVSHVSDDAVAALGVAHQLIIFFLIVFNFIVIGASVVLTHHLGASDYKGAEAITHNAIAVNTWIGLASSVFVVAFTDPLLRMMQLPDELMPHARPFLLLMGGTLFLESIGMSIGAVLRAHKHTKDAMYVAFGQNVLNVIGNCVLLYGLFGAPKMGVMGVALSGVASRIVAAGALWVLLKWRTGMALRIADFFRVHKGSVGRILKIGLPAAGENLCYWLAFMLVTTFVARMGADSLAVQSYTLTLQRMVMIFSFAIGLGTEILIGHLIGAGRFEDAYEELLRSVRKGLVLAAVAIGLVVLASPWLIGMFTQKESIIAACVVLLRISLLLEPGRVFNVVIIASLRATGDVKFPLQMAIFSMWLVWVFLAWFLGLHLGWGLPGIWLAMTADEWVRGLLMYRRWKGRRWMEHARHSHAHVATPAAAPAE
- the raiA gene encoding ribosome-associated translation inhibitor RaiA; the protein is MMNRHNSQHELIVSGIHLELTPSLKTFVREKVDRLFRHEERIIRIRVELECDPKQSVANRFSAKGHIAINGPDLNASVSSDECHKAVALLVDKLDRMLQRRAQLFKAKRHRTPTVDPELALSKVG
- a CDS encoding RluA family pseudouridine synthase; the encoded protein is MSSDHLEPIGPWPRLERTGEVHKTTPTEVRSWVVHDDGDLLVLSKDGVLPCHPSKDGPYSCLCGAVREVFGLDAAHLVFRLDRETSGLVVFAKTERMARRLQKAAEQHRYSKRYLALLEGELAAAACVDQPLGRDWGSRVSVKSTVVEAGAGQSAVSRFVPLRVGAGKTLAGVTTETGRKHQIRAHAQWLGHSLVGDKIYGPDSNLFLRFIDSGWTPDLANALTLPRQALHCASIDLEPAGLPYRFVSPWPPDLAQYCQEQLGWAEGGRHEAGDWVGR
- a CDS encoding glutamate--tRNA ligase family protein; translation: MSQVRVRFAPSPTGFFHIGSARTALFNWLYARHTGGVFVLRIEDTDKERNSEEFLNVIYDSLRWLGMNWDEGPHVGGAYGPYRQSERDAIYQEYLQRLLDSGRAYRKDGAIWFKLLGERHEVFDEHRKKTVEKVRNTPAVIDDLIRGRVERTEDEDFVIVRSDGNPVFHFVNVVDDIAMAITHVIRGEDHLSNTSKHVELFKAFGAPVPKYAHIPLILKQNGPGKMSKRDQGALVEEYQRRGYLPEALVNFLSLLGWNPGDDREKMPIEDIIRLFDFKGVNQSNARFDDKKLAHMNMSYLLEKPADVFVDLAVAHFQSRGLTAPLGDRAYFAEVAKLCQPKLKGIEELPAYSAYFFTEDFPIDEKVKAKVCGKGEPKTRLEELRNLLSTADFSSDIAMEEAIKAEAAKRGLGFGDYQAIARLAVSGTNVGPSLTGMFRVLGRERVLARIGRLAGNI
- a CDS encoding four helix bundle protein, with product MVWQRAHRFVLEIYGLTSTFPLEERYGLTSQLRRAAASVPANIVEGFRRSTVRERVRFYNIAQASADECVYHLILAHDLGFSDTLKLQQELDELSRMLYNYIEGHFRENR
- a CDS encoding DNA topoisomerase 3, which codes for MKSLVIAEKPSVAADLARALGKVPKKGDHYENDEWVITSAVGHLVELEMPEDIDKKKYGFWRLETLPIIPERFNLKPIEDAKERFNALKKLLARKDIDQVINACDAGREGELIFAYIYQLAKAKLPVKRAWMQTMTPDGIRAAFKDLRSGEAMAGLADAARCRSESDWLIGINGTRALTKRMFGSRAGNVASVGRVQTPTLAIVVARELEIRNFKPRAFWRITADFGVSRGSYEGVYQRAHYKRAEGDEHDRIDRIWNKAEAEAVLAACQAAGGASVSEEKKASSQIAPRLYDLTTLQREANTRFGLPARRTLQIAQALYERHKLITYPRTDSRALPEDYVATCRQTLAALQGDLGVHGRKVLDEGWVKPGNKRIFNNTQISDHFAIIPTGTEPGNLEEMEAKVFDMIARRFVAAFYPSAEYDVTTRLSTVAGHVFKTEGKVLTAPGWLAVYGKAVVEEDADSGAKNLPPLVESDGTPPKATVGGTKLHSEATKPPPRYTEATLLSAMEGAGKLVDDDGLAEAMKERGLGTPATRADTIDGLINQKYMERQQRDLVPTPKAESLLEFLAAVKAEALTKPDMTGEWEYKLRLMEHGKYTRPQFMQEIVEVTKGIVDRTKNFEEDESNSRVTDIVSPTDSKPMLETLRAYKSQDGVLTVYKVMTGRKLEEEEIRALVAQGEIGPLDGFVSPRTGNRFPAKLRIVPDPKDEAKRKVEMDLGNKVALEELTPFWTDPGTGAELCEAPTQYVLRERDGEGWKQSFSVGRIVCKRPITRDEAITLVSTGKSPLIPDFISRFGKPFQAFLVRDPKGKTVFEFPPRQPKGEGAKAPRKAKEPLDLTKAEKVGTSRVHDADLYATADAYVVAKPSGEGGHRAVFTVKKQLCGKDIPVDEVTRLLEDGRTQLIDGFVSKRGANFSAYLVLSKDKKKADFEFPPR